The genomic region CGCTTGCCTTACGCAGGATCTCGTTGGCTGCCGACGCTCGCGGTTCTTCCGGTCCAGAGCCTTGGGCTTCTCGGCCAGCTCGGTCGGAACGCCGGCCCGCTGCCCACTGTCGATCTCGACCTTCTTGACTCAGTCATGCAAGGTCTGCGCGTGCAGCCAATCTTGGCCGCAATGGAAGTCACCGTCGTCCAGCGCGACCTGTGCTCGTTGGCCTGATACAGAGCTATACGAACCGCTCGGGCTCGGGCGTCGGGTGAACATTTGCGTCGTCTTTGCTTGTCTTGGCTCCACCTTCTCAAGACTTGGAGCCTCCGCCAAACCTGCGGCGGCGGTTCAGATGGGCGCTCAATCCTGCAAGCGCTCAAACGCTGACGGCACGATTTGAGTGAGTTGTGCTGTCAAGATGCTCTGGTCTACTCAGCTTCTGGCGGAGCGATCCGTTTGCAACCACGAGAGCACAAAACGCGGATGCCCGCCGGAAGGCGGCGAACTGTCGCTCGATCTTGCTGGAAAAGTGCGCTCTGCCCCGAGACCAGCAGGAATTATCCGGCTCATTTGAATAACAATGCCGAGATTGGCCAGAAAGGGAAGCGGAGCGGCGATTGCCGATCTCTATTCCTCGCCGCAGAGGTCGTTCATGGGCAGTCATGATCTTGTCTCCAGCAGCTTCCTCGGGCTGACCGCAGCCGGATTTGCGCTACTCTGCTCGAGCCTGCTTGTCCTCGTCTTCACATGAAGTGAGCCCCCCTCGTATGGCCCGTCTGGTCAGTCAGTTCATCGACTGGACGGACTGCTTCCTACACTTTGAAAGGCTGGCACGGCTCCAGCAGGCCGTGATGAGTATCGTAGCCGCCCGGCCGAAATCCTCGACGCGATAGCGGCCCCTGCCCGCAACCTTCGAAACAACCGTAAGCCCGTCACGCAACGCCGGTGAACTTACTCCAGAAAGTCGTTGTCCCAACCGCCGGGCCTGAACGGCATGACAGTGTTGAAGGTCGGCCGCAGCCGAGACTAACCTGGGATCTGCACCGGCAGTGCGGAATAACCGTGCACAAAATTCGATTGAACTCGCTCCGGTTCGCCGACCACATTTACCTCCAAACATCGATTCAGCATCTCCTCCCACAGGATTTTCAGCTGCAGCTCCGCAAGGCGCCTACCCACGCAGCGATGAATCCCAAATCCGAAAGAGAGATGTTGCCGTACATTTTCCCGATCGATGATGAAGCTGTTGGCTCTCGCAATGACCTCGTCATCTCGGTTGCCAGAGATGTACCACATCACAACTTTCTCGCCTCGCCTGATTCGCTTGTGGCCTATCGTGAAATCGTCCACAGCGGTCCGGCGCATGTGTGCAATGGGGGTTTGGTATCGTATAATCTCGGATACCGCACCGGACACCAGCGAAGCATCATCCCGGAGTTTTCGCATTTCGGATGGATTTTGGCTCATGAACAAGACGCCCCCGGTAATTGAGTTGCGCGTAGTATCGTTACCTCCAACAATCAGCAGAATGAGGTTGCCCAGGAACTCGCGGGGCTCCATGTTTCGGGTCGCCGGTGAATGCGCCATCATCGAGATCAGGTCACCGCGCGGCTCACAATTGACCCGTTCGCTCCAAAGCCGCGTAAAATAGTCCAGGCACTCCGACAGCACCACCTTTCGCTTTTCCCAGCTGTCGATCTGGTCGCCCATTTGTGGAGTCAAGGCAGCTACGTCCGACCAGTAGGTCAGCAACCACCGATCCTGAAATGGAAAATCGAACAGCGTGGCCAGCATTTGGGTCGTCAACTCGATCGAGACCCTGTCGACCCAGTTGAAGGTATCGTTGCGCGGCAAACCGTCCAAAATCTTCTGAACCCGCGAGCGGATCAAGCCTTCAAGATTTGCCAAGTTCTCCGATGCCGCTATCGGACTGATAGTCTTACGCTGCTGAGCGTGGAGAGGAGGATTCATTTTGATAAAACTGGGGGTCCAATACTCCTCCGGCGGGTCGACTATTGTGACGCTTCGCTCTGATGAGAATGTTGTGTGATTTGAGTCCACGGCTATGATGTCGCGGTATTTTGTTATCGACCAATATGGTCCGTATGGGCTGTTTTCGCAATAATGGACGGGATCTTCCCTTCGCAGCCGCTCGAAATAAGGCCAAACTGTATCATCCTCGAAGCGCTTGGGCTCGCTTACATCAAGGCGACTCAGCGGGATATCAGTGCTCTCGCAGGCGCTTTCTGTCGATAACGCTGTCATAATTGTCTCGCTGACATTGGCCTGCAATTTTGCTGGATCAGCTGAGTGCGCTGTCTAGAGTTCGCGGGGGAAGCTTGCTCGAACACGACGAGCTTGGGCGGTGCACTAATGATCTGTCACGCATGTTCATGGCTGGACTTCGCGCGAGCTCCGAAATCTGAAATCATGTTACGGACTTTGGTTCGGTCCCTGTCGACAAAGATAATCGAAAGGCGAGCGAAGCTCCCCTATCAGGATTGGGAGGGCGCGAACGTGCCCTTTGTGGTAGTCAACATCAAGCCGCAAGCACTCGCAGCTGTGGCACCCAGCCGCTTATCGTCATTTTCTCGGGCAGGCAGCCCTTTGCCACTCGACCACTTACATTGCGCGAAGCGACGGATGTCCGAACTGGCAACAAAGTATCTTCCATGCGTTGGAATAGAAGAGAATTGGCACACCTGAAACAGCTCTGGTCCGAGGAACAGAGTGCCGCGCAGATCGCGGGTCATCTCGAGTGCAGTCGCAAGCCGTCTGCGGCAGGCTGACTCGGTTGGGTCTCACTCGAGGTCACAAGCCACCAACAGCAAAACTCAAGATTAGATCGGTCCCCAAGCGAGGGCCGACGTCGATGGCTGCCCGCCGCGATCGCGTCCGAAAGAAGCTGCCGCAAAAGGCGCTAGAAACGCGGCCTCAGGAAATGAGCAAGCGGCATCTTTACGCAATCCTAGCTGAGGCGGTCAGGAATACCGTCTAGAGCTATCGGCGCCGCGATCTCCCGGGTCTAGGCCGCCGTAGTCGGCTCATTGGGGCTATTTGGTTTCGCGCGATTTGAGCCTATCCGACGAACAGTGGCGTCCAGTAGAACGTTCGCGGCAGGAGGGCTCGATCGTACATCAAGTCATCCAATCTCAAGAGGCCGGATGCGCTGAATTGGAGAGAAGAGAGCGTTCTGCTTATTGAGCCTCGTTTTTCGGGTATGCGTTTTTGGGAAGCGCCCGGCGTCCTCGTTTGCGCCGGTGTTTGGAACTTTCGGCACAACGCCGCGCCCAACGAACTACACGAGCCCGGGTGAAGCCGCTTGATCCTCAACCACTTTCGATATCTGCGACCGACGTGTGGAGAGCTGGACTGGGACTGAACACTCGGCAAATCATCGAGGTACGACGTGTCAGGGGGTGAGCGCGGTGGTGCTCCGACTGTGATCGGACCTTCTGGGTTAGACGAAGGCGCGAGTTTCCTCGCCGGCTTCGATAGGTTTGAGCTGACGGCGGAGATGAAACGGAAGAAGGTGAAGCGGTGAGTACCAGATAGCTCCACTATTCGATCGCTCGCCTGTTCTCCCGAAAGAACCTCCGATAGAATCGCCTGTCGTCGGGCGGCGCCATGCTTAGCGTTGGAGCGGCTTGACGAGCTGCCCTCGCGAGATATTGCCTGACGTCGCTTAAAAGGTCGGCTCCTGCGGTGCGCAGACACACGAAAACGGCTACCCCCAACGTAGGTGCCTTGACGTCTGTGCAAAACTGGCGGCGCCTCTGAGGCGGCCGGCTGTTCAATTGCACCCATCCGTTCTCGCTCACCCACCCGGCTCATTTCCTCACGCCAGCTGCGCGAGAGCCGCCGATAGGAAACGTTTCGCTCGTAGCAATATTGCCGCCGAGTAACGGACGCATGAAAGGACTTCTTCTGCGAGGGATCCACGAAGACGCCCACCGACAATCCCTTCATTGGCGAATTTCACTACATACCGGGACGGAGCCAAGCGGACCCATTATTCCTGGACCGATGGGGAATACGCTACGCAGAATCAACTACCAACCTTGTCAGTTGATGGAGAATACGGGACCGTATCAATGTTGGTCATTGAACCTCGCACGAGTCAAATCGTGGAGCAGTTCGAGCTCTAGCAGCTTAAACGGCCCTGGTGGGCATCTCGTTGCCGAAGATCAAAGATTATCGAGGCGGACGAATTGGGGACCCCGCCGTGGCCGTGTTAATTCGAGTATCTCGCTTGCAGAACTTGTTCTCTGTGTCCGAGGGGAGCGGATTGTTATCCGACAGCGCGTTCTTCGGCAGATCGGCCGTCACGCAAGCTCCCAATTGCCTAGCGACAGTCTCGATCGCCCTTGGCAAGCAAAGGGATGCAAGACAATTCGCTTGCGACGGAAAACTTCGTAAACATGGGATAAGAATCCTTGCAGACCTCGATCTTAAGCACGTATTACGATGCTCGCCTTCCTTGGTACACCATCTATCCAACTGTAGCCCAGTTCTCCAAAGCAGTCGGCGGCGACGCCTGTGAGAGATGGCTGCAGCAGCTGCCGCTTGATCAATCGGTGTCGCTCTATTTCCACATTCCGTTCTGTCGATCGATATGCTGGTATTGTGGCTTCGCTCGAAGCATCACTCGCCGGCATTCTCCTATCCTCGACTTTTTGGGGGTTCTTCGTAGGGAGATCGATTTGGTCGCGGCGCAGGTTGCGCAACCGCTGCCTGTGAGCGACGTCCACTTCGGCGGTGGAACGCCGACCCTCATCGAGCCAACGGAATTCCGGCGGTTGATGGAGCTTCTGCGCCGCCGCTTTGCGATTTCGAACACGGCCGCCATTGCTGTTGAGATCGACCCGCGCACGTTCACGCTCGCCACATGCGAAGGATTGGCGGCTGCCGGCGTGAACCGCGCGAGCCTCGGCGTCCAGAGCTTCGATCCAATTGTCCAAAAAGCCATCAACCGGGTCCAGAGTGAGGCACAAACAGAGCGCGTTGTCCAGTCGCTGCGGCAGCATGGAATAATGCGCGTCAACTTCGACCTCATCTACGGGCTACCAAATCAGACGGTGCAGTCCTGCGTTCAGACCGCGACAACGGCGCTGGCAATGCGACCAGACCGGCTTGCGGTGTTCGGCTACGCGCACGTTCCTTTCTTCAAGAAGAATCAGCGCCTGATCGACGAGGCAGCGCTGCCAGACAGCCATGCCCGTGCAGAACAAGCAGCCGCGATGGCCAATACACTGACTGCAGCGGGCTACCGCCAGATCGGACTCGACCATTTCGCCTTGCCGCACGATGAGCTCGCGCTGGCGCAGAAAGCCGGTCGCCTGCGGCGGAATTCACTCGGTTACTCGGCCGACACCTGCCATAAAGTGATCGGCTTCGGACCGTCGGCGATCGGCCGGCTTGGCGAGGGCTACGTCCAGAACGAAGTTACGGCGGGTTCCTACAGCGGCCAAATCAACGCCGGCCGTCTGGCGACGTCAAAGGGCTACTGTCTCAGCCTTGAAGACCGCGTCCGGGCCGCGATCATTGAGCGGCTAATGTGCGATTTCGAGGTGGACGTGCCGGCAATTTGCGTTGCTCATGGATTTGACCCGGTCGGTTTGCTCGGTTCAGGCGAACGCTTGGCAATGCTCGCTGACGATGGGATCGTCGAAATGGAAAAGGGATTCCTCCGCGTGAGGCCGGAGCATCGTTTTCTCACCCGGGCCGTGGCAGCCGCATTCGATTGTTTCTTCGCACCCCCTCTGTTCAGACCAGCCAACGCAATGATTGGATGAAATGAATCTCGTTTTGCTGCACGCGCCAGGAAGCCTGAGGAATGTGGTCGCTCACCTGGCACACTCACAACCAGCTCCAAACCGATCAACGACGACGTGCGAAGCTGTGAGGCGGAGAGCCGCCCTGACCGCGCCGCGAAGACAAGCTGGACGCACTACCGCCGGGAAATGGACACCCCGACAACAACGCTCCTCGCTCAAAAGCAGCATGACCATACATCTCGACAAGTTTCATAGCCACGGACCTCGATAGGGACGACGATTGGGTGCGCGACGCCGCCAACCAACTGGAGATCGAGAACGGATCATCTTATGTCGTCGGAGATGATGACATCTTGACGTTTAGGGACTTCCGTATCGAAACCCCTGATCGAGCCCGTCCGGGTGGACAAGGACATCTGACCCTTGGCTCCGGCGGTGGCCGCGGAAATCATGCGTGATACGGCGCAAAGGATATTCGAGCGTCACAATTACAACCAGATCCGGCGGGATCTCGGTCTTCGAAAAGACCGTTCCCTGTAAGAGCTTCGCGCGACGTGGATCGAAGCGAACGCCTAGAATTCACCCGCCGACGCTGCGATACCGATCGGCCGTGAACGCCGGGGTTGTGGAGTCGAGCGACACATTAGCTACGATTCACGCAGCGACAGCCGACCTCCCGCTCAGTCAACTACCAAACCTAGCAATTGATGGAGACGATGGACACATGCCAGTCAGTGGCTGTGAAATTCGCTCGGGCCACATAGGAAGTCGCCGCGCGATATAGATTTCATCGATCAATGGAGCTGATGGATGTTTTGCCTCGTCGTCCCCAGGTATCAAACCGTCTCCAATCGTGCCTTCCATCTTCACATGAGAGCCACTCGAGGGTTTGTGGCGGCGAGCTTACGGGCCGCCAAGGATGTTAGCGCCTTCTGCCTGCCTGTGCTTCATCCCATCGACCGAGCTGCGAGCGGCGTTTCTTGGATCGGGCGTGTTGTTCTGCGAGCTCCGCTATTGCCGCTGCTCTCTGTTGAAAGCAATTTTCCTTCGTTTTGGCAGAGGGTTTGTCGCAAGGTCCCTGGCCTCCGTGTATCGGCCACCAATCTCTTGCTAGCGAACGCGCACACCGCGCAGCCCGCTAATGTCGACACCTTCCAGCAGAAGCTCGCCTTGATTAGCGATCGAGCGACTAGGTTGTTTGCGCTGTGTACCCACACGTAGGCCAAGCGGCGCCGCTGTGGTGAGAGCGCGCAAGGTTGAGCGGTCTCGCTGACATAGAGAGGCCGCCTTGTGTCAAGCGTCTCCCACCGCATTGAGGGACAAGATTTGACATCCGCTCTAGTCCGTCAGGTGGAAGTGCACTTTATTCAAATCGACGGGCGCGAAAATCACCATGCATCGTTGCGTTATAACGCCGCTATCCACGCAAGCATATCTGACTGGCGTCGTTGCTTTCATGTCTGGACCAACTGCGAAGCCACGAGGTCGTATTGTCCTTTGTCTGATAGCTAGTCTCGCCAGCAGTTCGGCGGCGCCGAGTCGCGAGATCTCTGGCCCAAGAAGCCCCAGCCCCGATGAGCTCGATGAGGCAACAAGCAGAACAATTTCGGATTCGGCCATGACATTCCGAAGCGGGCGGCCCAAGGGAGCAGCCCGCCTTCCTAGGAGCTCCTTGCCAAAAACAGCTACGACCACAATAAAGCGAGACGTTGCCATGGCGACGGCCAAGATCAGAATTGAAAATCAGATCGACCCATTCGCAAAATTCGAGAAGCTTCGCGAAAGAGGTGGCGCTTTCACTCCTCCTGGTCCTGCGGACACGATAGATCACGATACAGCTTCTGTCAGATCCCAATTTTCGGATCTCGGGATTGGATTTGCTGGCTGGACGCTAAACACGCTTGTCGACAATGAATTCGGCAACGCCGCCAGAAGCACCATCGCCAATCAGCAATATGTCGGCCAGAATCCGACATTTAGTACGATCAACTCTATGATCGTGACTTATGACCTCGCTCGGTTTGGAATTCCCGATGGTCAGATCGTGGTCGGAGCCGAGCATCAACACTGGACATGGCAGAGCGCTGGGCCAGATCGGCTGGGCCTCAATGCAGTTTCTTACTATCAAACGCTATTCGACAGAAGGATCGAACTCAAACTGGGCTACCTCAGGAACCAACATGAGTTTGCGGGCGCTGGAGACAAAGTGTTTGGACCCTCATCGAGAATGCTGTTCCAAGCCGGCATGAGCAACAATTGGGCGCCAACGCCGGCTCTTAATCTGAAGTATAATTTTGATGATCGCCTATATAACAAATTCTCAATCCAGCGCTCGGTCAGTCCAGCAGGACAATATGCGCATGTAAGCGAGAATCCCACTGGCTTGAACTGGAGCACGCGCGACGCAGGCATTCTTTTGCTTGATGAGCTTTCCTACAGGAACAAGCCTACTCCGGGTGTAATGGAGACTTGGCTGCGGGCTGGCGCGGGCTTCAACAACAGCAGCTACACGGACCTGCAGCATCCGACAGAAGCGACGACCAAGGCCAACAGCGTCTACTATGTAGGTGCGGACAGGCAATTCTGGCAGTCTGCCGTCCACGGCTCGGCATCTCGCGGAGTCTATGGCGGGCTCTCTGCAATGTATGCTCCGCCTGACCTAAATAGAGCTAGTCAATACTACGAGATTCGCCTTTATGCGAAGGGCCTATTGGACAGCCGGCCCACAGATCAGATGAGTCTTGTTGTCAGCAATACCATCTGGAGCCATGTCGCGGTGGACGCTGCACTGGCAAAAGAGCAGCTGGCGCACCGCGACAGTACAGCAATTTCGGGACTGTACACGGCGCATCTGGCGCCCGGGATATATACAACCGTAGGACTGACCTACATCAATCACCCAACAAGCATTACCTACACACCGCAAACCGGACACGCCCTGAATATATTAGTATCTACGTCGGTATTCTTCTAAAGGCTCAGGACTGGGCGTGAATTCACCGGCATGTCGTCGAAATTACAATCGTTCCCTTTCAACGGCTTGGGCCGGTCATCGCGGCGTTTTGCTATCTCTGTGCTCCTGGCGCGAGGCCGGGTACCGCGTGAATTTAGGCATGTCCAAGGTAGCCTGCTGTTGGGAAGGGTAGCTTGGAGCCTTTGCTGGTTCGGGCTAGAGCGATAGACCGGCGCCGTATCGCGCAAAAGTCGTATCCTCTTGCGGCAGTGACAGTGCTTCTCGTTAGCTGCTCCTGCAAATCGTCATACTCGCGTCCGAGCCCATGACAACGCCGAAATCGTGCCCTCGGAGATTCCCGCGAAGAGACTTGGAAGTGGAACCGCGACACAGATGCCAAAATTCAGCCAGCTCCGGCAATCGCGCTCTGTCTGTCCGACGGTCGTGCCGTGGTCCGAAGGGCGATGCGCAAGGTTGGCGGAAACGCACCCCCGTCCGTGGGAAAGTCAACCGGACGCGGCCGGATGACTTGCGCCACTCGGCGCTGAATCATTTTCGGCCGGACGAGATAAGCTTGAGCATCTTACTTCAGCAAGGAGGTCGCCTCCCGGGTCTGCGCGCGCGTTAGCTCCTCCTCGGGCGAACATGCGACAAGCCAGTGCAACTATGTGAATTTGCCGCGCACTTCTAGGCAACTTTCGTGGACGGGTGCTTCGTCATCTTGAGGCGCGTCACACTGCATCGACCATCGACACTGACGGGCGCGTCGCCATCGAGTGTGGCACGATGAACGACGCGATGCTGGTCACCGTAATCGTTAACGGCATAATGCTGTGTTGCGCGGTTGTCCCAAATCGCGACATCGCCTTCTTTCCAGGTCCAGCGCACGGTATTTTCGGGCGCCGTGATATAGGACTGGAATAGTTGAAACAGCTTCTGGCTGTCGCGTTTTGGGATATCAATAAACCTTTGCACCAGATCGCCGAGCACCAGCGCGCGCTCGCCGGTCTCGGGATGTACACGGACCACCGGATGCTCCGTCTCATAGATTGTTTTGGTAAAGACCTCATCAAAATGCTTCTGATCGATTTCGCGAACACGGCAGGTCCCGGCGTAGTCGAAGGCGTTGCTGTGAACGGTCCAGAGTTCGTCGGCAAGCCGTTGGAGCGGCCGCGGCAGATCCAGGTACGCCGCCACAGCATTCGACCAAATCGTATCGCCGCCGGACGATGGGGTCACAATAGCTCGCAGCACCGCAGCTTTGGGATACGCCGCTAGAAAGGTTCCATCGGTGTGCCATACATCGGCTCGGCTACCTCCACGCGCGGAATCAAGCTCGATGATCGAGGTCGTTCCATTGATCGTACCGAGTGTCGGATGCGGTACCAGCTTTCCCAAACAAGCGGCAAAGCGCTCCTGCTCCGCGTCATCAAGATGCCCCTGATCGCGGAAGAAGATCACTTTATGTTTGAGCAGCAGGCTATTGATTGCAGCGACGGTTTGGCTCGGCAAATCACCCGAAAGTTTGATATTTCTGATTTCAACACCGATGCGCGCGGCGCGCTTGACGACGTCGGTCGCTGGAATGACACGCTCGGTCGAAGCTGTTTCTTTCATTGCAATTTTGTCCAGGTTTTGCGGATTGTTCGAGCAGTCGAGGGCACATCTCACTCGCTTTCGATGACGAACCTCGCGCTGCGGGTACTCTTGAGCAAGCGCCATGCCAGTCGGACACGAGCTGTGAACGTCGGGTTGATGATCCGAACAGTTTGCCAGGAGCGCGATGGCACCTCCGATCCTCTTGCAATCCGAACCCGCAAAAAGACCAGAGGTGAAAACTCTGAGGCAAGCGCCCCGGTCCGGGCGAAAGGCACGCAACACCGAGAGGAATTGTACCGCTCGGCACCCGAACAGAAACGCGCCAGACGGCCTTCGTGCAACTTTGAGCAGCGAGCCGTGCGTGCCGTTCTCGTCCAGTATGGCACCTTCCCAACCGTTTGCACAATCAACCAAACACGGGCCGCGTCTGCGAACGAGCCATCACCGGCTCTGAAGGTGTCCGGGACCTGCCCTGGCCGCGATCACTGCCGGAACTTCATCCGCCGGAAATGGAAGAGGAATAGATGACCTTGGAAGAGCCCCAAACGATTGAATTTACGGTTTCATCTAGGCGAAAGCCATTGATCCGCGGCACTGGGATCGCGATGTTCTCGATGCACCGACGTCCGAGGGCAGTGAGGCAGATGCTCGGCATTGTCCCGGTGTCTTTGCCTAAGACGGCAAAGATATGCCCACTACCGACCGTTATAGGTGTTTCAATGTTGTCGAAGTAATTACCCTCGACGAGTGCTTGCACAGACGATCCAGCATCCACTGCATGGACAAATCCGCCGCTGTGTTGCGCATTCGTGTTGTGGAAGTAATTGTTAACGAGATGGATAATGGCCTGCGCACCGTCAATGTGCGGCCCCCGCCCCGAGATCTCATGAAAATAGTTATTTGCGATAGTGATCGTCTGCGGGACACCAAGAAACAGGAGGTTCCAATTGTGCTCCCCGTTACAATAAGAGGAATAGATATCGCTGCTATCGAAGTCGTTCCAGGATACCCTAATATTCGTCGTGGGGCCAAAGCCGCCGGCAATCATCTGACGCCCGATATTGTGAAATCGGTTGTGATCGATCCACACCAGGTCGGCTCGTGCAATTGCAATAGCATCGCCGGCAAATATCACGCCTTCATTGATATCACTGATGGTCAGGTTGCGAATAACGACGTTGCGACCCCATTCAGGCGCAGCCCCTTCCCTTTGATTGTAGCGGTCGAGCGAATGCCGATCACCGTTTTGTTTGAGCCAATTTCCAGCGGGCGCTTGCCGGCCCTGTCGAAGACGACCGACGTCTTCTCCTTGCCATCGCAATGCGCGTCGTTTCCATCGATCAGAAGAAGGGACTCACGCTTGTAAGGTGCCGAACAGGCACGGCCGTGTTGGCATCCCTGCCCTTCGCCTCGCCCCTCCGTACCGGTAAAGTCTATGGTTCCAATTACCTGGATCTCGCGCGGAGTATGGTCATTGCACTGGCCGAAGCTGTACGACCGACATAACTCATAATTCAGAGCTTTGGTTGATCTGACCTGAACTATCTCGCCTCCCAGCCCGCCCGTCGCTGCAGAGCCATAGCCCTTGGTGGCCTCGCATCGCACATCGTTCGGTCCGAGCACGGACAAGACGCCGAGGACGGCAGCAAGTCTGCCGAGCACGCGCAACGAACGCTTGATGTGCTCCACCGTGTGTTTCATAGGCATATGCTCTCTCTTACCTTCGCAATTCCGCACGACAACTTGAATTTTCGAGCCGAAATGCTGAACTAGACGGGGCCATCAGCATGCGGCGTTAACGCCATTAGATCGTCGTCAATAAGGCAGGCTGGTAACATCGGAAGCATGCTAAACAACAGTCGAGGCGTGCAGCCGCAGGCAGTGTGCCAGGTGGAATCGACCTGGGTAGCCATTGAGCGGCTCACGGCCGATCGAGCGCGGTCAGAATGAAAGCAAGATCTTATCCCACGTTTCACCGTAACGCGCACGGCTCGAAAGCAACGGCTGGACCAGCTTGCAACCGCGCTTTTTGATTTGCGCCTTCGACGCTTGATGGGCTAGCTGCCCTCAGGGACCAGCACGCCCCGGAATGAAACTACCAAACCTGGCTGTTCCTGCGATCCCGAATGAGGCGTACCGCAGTTCAAATCATGAGTCGTCCGGCCTCCGTCGGGCTGCCTGGGAGCTTCACTGATGTACACGCCGTCCTGCTTCCAACTTCTCGATATCGCCGACCTTCAACGGACAATGCGCGAGGCACGGACAGCGACACTGGTCACCGCCACTCACGAGGGGCTTGTTGGAACGATGCTGCCCGTAGTACTCGACGAGAGCGCAGGCTCGATGGGCACGATTTACGCGCACGTGGCGCGTGCTAATCCGCAGTGGAAGCTGACACCAACCGGCGAGGCGATGGCAATTTTCGGTGGGGCGGAGGCCTATATCAGCCCTTCATGGTACGTGACCAAACACGAGAGAGGCGAGGCCGTACCAACGTGGAACTATGTCGCTGTGCATGCCTACGGACCAGTTGAGTTCTTCGAGGATTCCGATCGGCTCCGCGAGGTAGTCACGCGGCTGACTGATGTACATGAGCGCTCAAGCAAAGACCGCTGGGCGGTCTCCGACGCACCTGCCGATTTCATCAAAGCGGAGCTCGAGGGGATTATCGGCCTGCGATTGCAAATTACACGGCTAGATGGCACACGGAAGATGAGCCAGAACAGCAATGCCGCGGATCGCGCCGGCGTCATCGAGGGCTTATCCAAGAGCGACCGTGAGGAAGACCGTCGTGCAGCTCACCTCATTCCGAAAGGATGACGAACCCGATCGACGTATTGTAAACGACCCGGTGTCACGTGGATTTCCTCCACTTCCTCGGCTGCTCTCCTTTTGCACAACCACGCGCGGGCGGCGCGCTTCTGCTCCCGGCAGGTGCTTTACACAGCACAAGAACGCGCCGCGTCCGCGAGCGGCAACCGCGGACGCCCAAGCCGCTAGGCCAACTCCAGCTTTTATGGCGTGCAAGTCTCGAGAGATTTACAAAGAGCCCTCCAGGCGTCTGGAATTGACATTGCGGTCAGATTGCAGATTCTCTGACAGTTCACGACAATCTGCGGTCGCGCACACTCCCGATGGGCAGCAAGAAACGCGAATGTCTTACATTTGCAAGGTCGCGCAGCTCACTTCTGTCACAATGATAGGGGCTCCCGGACCACCCTGCTCGACCTCGAATTCGGCGTAAGACGTTCAAGAGACTTGTTTCGCCTGATCGACGCCCTCCGGCGCAACGGGAATACTGAACCGAAAGACGGCCCCGTGAGG from Bradyrhizobium lupini harbors:
- a CDS encoding cytochrome P450; protein product: MTALSTESACESTDIPLSRLDVSEPKRFEDDTVWPYFERLRREDPVHYCENSPYGPYWSITKYRDIIAVDSNHTTFSSERSVTIVDPPEEYWTPSFIKMNPPLHAQQRKTISPIAASENLANLEGLIRSRVQKILDGLPRNDTFNWVDRVSIELTTQMLATLFDFPFQDRWLLTYWSDVAALTPQMGDQIDSWEKRKVVLSECLDYFTRLWSERVNCEPRGDLISMMAHSPATRNMEPREFLGNLILLIVGGNDTTRNSITGGVLFMSQNPSEMRKLRDDASLVSGAVSEIIRYQTPIAHMRRTAVDDFTIGHKRIRRGEKVVMWYISGNRDDEVIARANSFIIDRENVRQHLSFGFGIHRCVGRRLAELQLKILWEEMLNRCLEVNVVGEPERVQSNFVHGYSALPVQIPG
- the hemN gene encoding oxygen-independent coproporphyrinogen III oxidase — its product is MQTSILSTYYDARLPWYTIYPTVAQFSKAVGGDACERWLQQLPLDQSVSLYFHIPFCRSICWYCGFARSITRRHSPILDFLGVLRREIDLVAAQVAQPLPVSDVHFGGGTPTLIEPTEFRRLMELLRRRFAISNTAAIAVEIDPRTFTLATCEGLAAAGVNRASLGVQSFDPIVQKAINRVQSEAQTERVVQSLRQHGIMRVNFDLIYGLPNQTVQSCVQTATTALAMRPDRLAVFGYAHVPFFKKNQRLIDEAALPDSHARAEQAAAMANTLTAAGYRQIGLDHFALPHDELALAQKAGRLRRNSLGYSADTCHKVIGFGPSAIGRLGEGYVQNEVTAGSYSGQINAGRLATSKGYCLSLEDRVRAAIIERLMCDFEVDVPAICVAHGFDPVGLLGSGERLAMLADDGIVEMEKGFLRVRPEHRFLTRAVAAAFDCFFAPPLFRPANAMIG
- a CDS encoding carbohydrate porin, which encodes MATAKIRIENQIDPFAKFEKLRERGGAFTPPGPADTIDHDTASVRSQFSDLGIGFAGWTLNTLVDNEFGNAARSTIANQQYVGQNPTFSTINSMIVTYDLARFGIPDGQIVVGAEHQHWTWQSAGPDRLGLNAVSYYQTLFDRRIELKLGYLRNQHEFAGAGDKVFGPSSRMLFQAGMSNNWAPTPALNLKYNFDDRLYNKFSIQRSVSPAGQYAHVSENPTGLNWSTRDAGILLLDELSYRNKPTPGVMETWLRAGAGFNNSSYTDLQHPTEATTKANSVYYVGADRQFWQSAVHGSASRGVYGGLSAMYAPPDLNRASQYYEIRLYAKGLLDSRPTDQMSLVVSNTIWSHVAVDAALAKEQLAHRDSTAISGLYTAHLAPGIYTTVGLTYINHPTSITYTPQTGHALNILVSTSVFF
- a CDS encoding TauD/TfdA dioxygenase family protein, giving the protein MKETASTERVIPATDVVKRAARIGVEIRNIKLSGDLPSQTVAAINSLLLKHKVIFFRDQGHLDDAEQERFAACLGKLVPHPTLGTINGTTSIIELDSARGGSRADVWHTDGTFLAAYPKAAVLRAIVTPSSGGDTIWSNAVAAYLDLPRPLQRLADELWTVHSNAFDYAGTCRVREIDQKHFDEVFTKTIYETEHPVVRVHPETGERALVLGDLVQRFIDIPKRDSQKLFQLFQSYITAPENTVRWTWKEGDVAIWDNRATQHYAVNDYGDQHRVVHRATLDGDAPVSVDGRCSVTRLKMTKHPSTKVA
- a CDS encoding FMN-binding negative transcriptional regulator, translating into MYTPSCFQLLDIADLQRTMREARTATLVTATHEGLVGTMLPVVLDESAGSMGTIYAHVARANPQWKLTPTGEAMAIFGGAEAYISPSWYVTKHERGEAVPTWNYVAVHAYGPVEFFEDSDRLREVVTRLTDVHERSSKDRWAVSDAPADFIKAELEGIIGLRLQITRLDGTRKMSQNSNAADRAGVIEGLSKSDREEDRRAAHLIPKG